One Obesumbacterium proteus DNA window includes the following coding sequences:
- the mazG gene encoding nucleoside triphosphate pyrophosphohydrolase, which translates to MTSSPMQRLLNIMQTLRDPERGCPWDQKQTFSTIAPYTLEETYEVLDAIQREDFSDLREELGDLLFQVVFYAQMGQEQGLFNFDDVCNAISDKLERRHPHVFAAEHTESAEASLARWEQRKAQERAEKDLSSSMDDIPNALPALMKAYKIQKRCAAVGFDWDTLGPVLGKVYEEIDEVMDEAQQAVVDEEKLGEEIGDLLFATVNLSRHLGHKAENALQAANRKFERRFRAVEDAVRASGKTMEEATLDEMEAHWQQVKKAEGQ; encoded by the coding sequence ATGACTTCCTCCCCAATGCAACGCCTGCTGAACATCATGCAAACCCTGCGCGACCCGGAACGCGGCTGCCCGTGGGATCAGAAGCAGACTTTCTCCACGATTGCGCCCTATACGCTGGAAGAAACTTATGAGGTGCTTGACGCGATTCAGCGTGAAGATTTCAGTGACTTACGCGAAGAGCTAGGCGACCTGTTATTTCAAGTGGTGTTTTATGCGCAGATGGGGCAGGAACAAGGGTTGTTTAACTTTGACGATGTGTGTAATGCCATCAGCGATAAGTTAGAACGCCGTCATCCGCATGTTTTTGCCGCTGAGCACACGGAAAGTGCCGAAGCATCGCTAGCACGCTGGGAGCAGCGTAAGGCGCAGGAACGTGCTGAAAAAGATCTCAGTTCATCAATGGACGATATTCCGAATGCGCTGCCTGCGCTGATGAAGGCTTATAAAATCCAGAAACGCTGCGCGGCAGTAGGATTCGATTGGGATACGCTTGGTCCGGTGTTAGGCAAGGTGTATGAGGAGATCGATGAAGTGATGGATGAGGCGCAGCAGGCCGTGGTGGATGAGGAGAAGCTAGGCGAAGAAATTGGCGATCTGCTGTTTGCAACGGTGAATTTATCGCGTCACTTAGGCCATAAAGCCGAAAACGCTCTACAAGCAGCCAACCGCAAATTCGAACGTCGCTTCCGTGCAGTTGAAGATGCGGTGCGCGCCTCCGGAAAAACCATGGAAGAGGCCACGCTTGATGAAATGGAAGCGCATTGGCAGCAGGTGAAAAAGGCTGAAGGGCAATAA
- the paaF gene encoding 2,3-dehydroadipyl-CoA hydratase PaaF — protein MSNDWILRHQQQRVLTLTLNRPDARNALSTACLELLVSHLENADSDDSIGAVVITGSSRCFAAGADLRELQQQKVADAIVDRRPQVWQRFNAISKPIIAAVNGYALGAGCELALACDIVVSGENARFGLPEITLGLIPGAGGTQRLLRNVGKSLASQMVLTGEPINAQQARDAQLISEICVTELTLERAQQIATRISQQSPLALRAAKSALKAAQETTLSQGLNLERQHFVSLAGTDDRAEGIAAFFEKRSPEFKGR, from the coding sequence ATGAGCAACGACTGGATTTTACGCCACCAGCAACAGCGGGTTTTAACCCTAACGCTGAATCGCCCTGATGCACGTAACGCCCTAAGCACCGCCTGTTTAGAGCTGTTAGTCAGTCATTTAGAAAATGCCGATAGCGATGACAGCATTGGTGCCGTGGTGATCACCGGTTCCTCGCGCTGCTTTGCCGCCGGTGCCGATTTACGCGAGCTCCAGCAGCAAAAGGTGGCAGACGCCATTGTCGACCGCCGCCCACAGGTATGGCAGCGCTTCAATGCCATCAGCAAACCGATTATCGCCGCCGTCAATGGCTACGCGCTTGGTGCGGGCTGCGAGCTAGCGCTGGCCTGCGACATCGTGGTGAGCGGCGAAAATGCGCGCTTCGGGCTGCCTGAAATCACCCTAGGGTTGATACCCGGCGCTGGAGGCACCCAACGTTTACTGCGCAACGTCGGGAAATCTCTCGCCTCGCAGATGGTGCTGACCGGCGAGCCGATTAACGCGCAGCAGGCGCGAGATGCCCAGCTCATCAGTGAAATCTGCGTTACCGAACTGACGCTGGAACGCGCCCAGCAAATTGCCACGCGCATTAGCCAGCAATCACCGCTCGCGCTGCGTGCGGCGAAATCGGCGCTTAAGGCCGCGCAGGAAACCACGCTTTCACAGGGATTAAATCTGGAGCGCCAGCATTTTGTCTCATTAGCGGGGACTGACGATCGCGCAGAAGGCATTGCCGCCTTTTTTGAAAAACGTTCACCTGAATTTAAAGGACGCTAA
- the paaZ gene encoding phenylacetic acid degradation bifunctional protein PaaZ — translation MQQLTSYISGVWAYGQGKERAIHHAVSGEALYQVCSDGLPLAESLDYARQHGGKALAAMTFQQRAQMMKAVAKHLLAHKESLYQISAETGATRGDGWVDIEGGIATLFAYAGLAGRELPDDTLWPEDELIPLSKQSQFAARHVITSRPGVALHINAFNFPCWGMLEKLAPTWLAGMPAIIKPATASAQLTQAMVKLIIESGLVPEGALQLICGGVGDIFEHLDYQDAVTFTGSAQTGQKLRSHPRLLQKSIAFTMEADSLNCCILGEDVTPEMPEFAIFIKEVVREMTTKAGQKCTAIRRVIVPAAQMDAVQQALLKRLGGVTVGDPAHPDVRMGALVNLEQRDDVQQKVDYLLRNGCEPLCGGSLSALQLTGNGAENGAFYPPTLLYCADPFTHQAVHGTEAFGPVATLMPYQNAEQAVELALLGQGSLAGSLVTADEQIAAKIIRATACAHGRMLILDRHAAVESTGHGSPLPMLVHGGPGRAGGGEELGGLRAVKHYMQRTAIQGSPTMLAAIGREWVRGADVVEEQVHPFRKYFEQLAIGESLLTARRTITEADIVNFGCLSGDHFYAHMDKIGAAESLFGERVAHGYFVVSAAAGLFVDPGVGPVIANYGMENLRFIEPVKIGDTIQVRLTCKKKIKKAQKTAEDKPHGVVVWDVQVLNQHQQPVALYSILTLVTRQNGDFIPAA, via the coding sequence ATGCAGCAGTTAACTAGTTATATTTCAGGTGTCTGGGCATATGGGCAGGGCAAAGAGCGAGCGATCCACCACGCTGTGAGCGGCGAAGCGCTGTATCAGGTGTGTTCAGATGGTTTACCGCTGGCTGAAAGCTTGGACTATGCGCGTCAGCACGGCGGCAAAGCGTTGGCCGCGATGACGTTCCAACAGCGAGCGCAAATGATGAAAGCGGTAGCCAAGCACCTGCTGGCTCACAAAGAATCGCTGTATCAGATTTCGGCTGAAACCGGAGCCACGCGCGGTGATGGTTGGGTGGATATTGAAGGCGGTATTGCGACGCTGTTTGCCTATGCAGGCTTGGCTGGGCGTGAGCTTCCCGACGATACCCTTTGGCCTGAAGACGAATTAATTCCTCTCTCCAAGCAATCACAGTTTGCCGCTCGTCATGTCATAACGTCTCGTCCCGGCGTTGCGCTGCACATCAACGCGTTTAACTTCCCTTGCTGGGGAATGCTGGAAAAACTGGCACCAACATGGTTGGCGGGGATGCCTGCGATCATCAAGCCGGCAACAGCGTCGGCGCAGCTCACTCAGGCTATGGTTAAACTGATTATTGAGAGTGGATTGGTGCCCGAAGGGGCGTTGCAGCTTATCTGCGGCGGCGTCGGCGATATCTTTGAGCACTTGGACTATCAGGACGCGGTGACTTTCACCGGTTCTGCCCAAACTGGCCAGAAGCTGCGTTCACATCCCCGTTTATTACAAAAATCCATCGCTTTTACTATGGAGGCCGACTCGCTCAACTGCTGCATTTTAGGCGAAGATGTTACGCCTGAGATGCCTGAGTTCGCGATTTTCATCAAAGAAGTGGTGCGAGAAATGACCACAAAAGCGGGGCAAAAGTGTACCGCTATTCGTCGTGTCATTGTGCCCGCAGCGCAAATGGACGCCGTTCAACAAGCGTTGCTTAAACGTCTGGGCGGTGTCACGGTGGGCGACCCAGCGCATCCCGATGTGCGTATGGGCGCATTGGTCAATCTTGAGCAGCGTGATGACGTACAGCAAAAAGTTGATTATCTGCTGCGCAACGGCTGTGAACCTTTGTGCGGTGGCTCGCTTTCGGCGCTGCAATTAACCGGAAACGGTGCTGAAAACGGCGCATTTTATCCTCCGACGCTGCTTTACTGTGCCGATCCTTTCACGCATCAGGCCGTGCATGGCACTGAAGCATTCGGGCCCGTTGCGACGCTGATGCCGTATCAAAATGCAGAGCAAGCGGTTGAATTAGCGTTGCTGGGGCAGGGGAGTTTAGCAGGGTCGCTGGTGACTGCGGATGAGCAGATTGCGGCAAAAATTATCCGCGCAACGGCGTGTGCTCATGGGCGCATGCTGATTTTGGATCGCCATGCGGCCGTAGAATCAACCGGCCATGGTTCGCCGTTGCCCATGTTGGTACATGGTGGCCCAGGGCGAGCCGGTGGTGGTGAAGAGCTGGGGGGCTTACGTGCGGTAAAACACTACATGCAGCGCACCGCGATTCAAGGAAGCCCAACGATGCTGGCGGCGATTGGTCGCGAATGGGTACGCGGTGCTGATGTGGTGGAAGAACAGGTTCATCCATTCCGAAAATATTTCGAACAGTTGGCGATTGGTGAAAGCCTGCTGACCGCACGTCGCACGATCACCGAAGCGGATATTGTGAATTTTGGCTGCCTGAGCGGTGACCATTTCTATGCCCATATGGATAAAATTGGCGCGGCGGAATCCTTGTTTGGTGAGCGCGTGGCGCATGGTTATTTTGTGGTGTCAGCGGCGGCAGGCCTGTTTGTCGATCCGGGTGTAGGGCCGGTGATCGCCAACTATGGCATGGAAAATCTGCGCTTTATCGAACCGGTGAAAATCGGCGATACCATTCAGGTTCGCTTAACCTGTAAGAAAAAAATCAAAAAAGCTCAGAAAACCGCCGAGGATAAACCGCATGGCGTAGTGGTGTGGGATGTGCAGGTGCTCAATCAGCATCAGCAGCCGGTGGCGCTGTACAGCATTCTGACGCTGGTGACGCGCCAAAACGGTGACTTTATCCCTGCGGCTTAA
- a CDS encoding 3-hydroxyacyl-CoA dehydrogenase — protein sequence MPSPLLQGSVGVIGAGTMGIGIAQVAASAGHDVMLFDVNAEASSRALSALHQRLQQRVDAGKADADFTQQLLARIQIATALTELASCTLVIEAIAERLEIKQSLFRDLEAICSPQTLFASNTSSLSITAIASALKHPQRMAGLHFFNPAPVMKLVEIVRGLETDADTLNALRELAVAWKKQPVVCRSTPGFIVNRVARPFYAETLRALEEQIATPATLDAVLRDAGGFAMGPLQLTDLIGHDVNYAVTESVFYAFGSDPRFQPSLVQKELVEAGHLGRKSGRGFYRYRSDIQPVPPEFAPTETGAMPQRISAHGRWSALPEFAALLQQNGIAIEELKESTESSPFLRLDEVTLMLTNGKLSSQVAAETRTPVVQFDLSVNHQQASAIAISAASCNSAAQTALVIRFLQSLGKNVIVLPDYPALLTLRTVAMLCNEALDVVNKGIASAKDTDLAMRLGVNYPAGPLAWGNQLGWQHILTTLENLNHFYADTRYRPAPLLRQLAAGYVSLATQEPH from the coding sequence ATGCCTTCTCCTTTGCTACAAGGCTCTGTTGGCGTGATTGGCGCAGGAACAATGGGTATTGGTATTGCGCAGGTTGCCGCCAGCGCAGGACATGATGTGATGCTGTTTGACGTTAACGCCGAAGCTTCGTCGCGTGCGTTAAGCGCTTTACATCAACGCCTGCAACAGCGTGTGGACGCAGGTAAAGCAGATGCGGATTTCACGCAACAGCTTTTAGCGCGTATTCAAATTGCCACTGCGCTCACCGAGCTGGCTTCTTGTACTTTGGTGATCGAAGCGATCGCCGAGCGTTTAGAGATCAAACAGAGCCTGTTTCGCGATCTGGAAGCCATTTGTTCGCCACAAACGTTGTTTGCCAGCAATACCTCTTCGCTATCGATTACCGCCATTGCCAGCGCGCTGAAACACCCGCAGCGTATGGCTGGATTACATTTTTTCAATCCCGCGCCGGTGATGAAGCTGGTCGAAATTGTACGTGGTTTAGAAACCGATGCCGATACGCTCAATGCGCTACGAGAACTGGCCGTGGCATGGAAAAAACAGCCTGTCGTTTGTCGTTCGACGCCTGGCTTTATCGTTAACCGCGTTGCGCGTCCTTTCTACGCCGAAACCCTGAGGGCGTTAGAAGAGCAGATAGCGACACCGGCCACGCTGGATGCCGTGTTGCGCGATGCGGGCGGCTTTGCGATGGGGCCGTTGCAGCTAACCGATTTAATTGGCCACGACGTGAACTATGCGGTAACGGAATCGGTGTTTTATGCCTTTGGCTCTGATCCTCGCTTTCAACCCTCGTTAGTGCAGAAAGAGCTGGTGGAGGCGGGGCATTTAGGTCGCAAAAGTGGCCGTGGTTTTTATCGCTACCGGAGCGATATTCAACCGGTTCCCCCTGAGTTTGCACCGACTGAAACTGGCGCAATGCCGCAACGAATTAGCGCCCATGGGCGTTGGTCAGCGCTGCCTGAATTTGCTGCGCTGTTGCAACAAAATGGGATCGCGATTGAAGAACTCAAAGAGAGCACCGAATCGTCTCCGTTTTTACGCCTCGATGAAGTTACACTTATGTTAACGAATGGTAAATTATCATCACAAGTCGCCGCAGAAACGAGAACGCCCGTGGTTCAGTTCGATCTTTCAGTGAATCATCAACAGGCTTCGGCCATCGCTATTAGCGCGGCTAGCTGTAATAGCGCAGCGCAAACGGCGTTAGTCATTCGCTTCCTGCAATCCTTAGGCAAAAACGTCATTGTTCTTCCTGATTATCCTGCGCTGTTAACCCTGCGCACGGTTGCCATGTTGTGCAACGAAGCGCTCGACGTGGTGAACAAAGGGATCGCCAGTGCCAAAGACACCGATTTAGCGATGCGTCTGGGCGTGAATTATCCCGCAGGCCCGTTAGCTTGGGGCAACCAGCTCGGCTGGCAGCATATTCTCACCACGCTCGAAAACCTTAATCACTTCTATGCCGACACCCGCTATCGCCCAGCGCCGCTATTGCGCCAACTGGCGGCTGGCTATGTTTCGCTTGCCACTCAGGAGCCTCATTGA
- the paaI gene encoding hydroxyphenylacetyl-CoA thioesterase PaaI, with amino-acid sequence MNASSPTHLAQRCAEQMFAQDTCAQSMGMTIDRVDSGFAQVSMTIAPNMLNGHQTCHGGQLFSLADTAFAYACNSQGLAAVASGCSIDFIRPGFSGDRLTASAEVRHQGKKTGLYDVEITNQDGKTVAWFRGRAHRLGHSLLEQQGEQP; translated from the coding sequence ATGAACGCTTCATCGCCTACTCATCTAGCACAACGCTGCGCCGAGCAGATGTTTGCTCAAGATACCTGCGCGCAGTCCATGGGAATGACCATCGACCGCGTTGATAGCGGTTTCGCTCAGGTCAGCATGACTATCGCCCCCAATATGCTTAACGGGCACCAAACCTGTCACGGCGGGCAACTTTTTAGCCTCGCCGATACTGCGTTTGCCTATGCCTGCAACAGCCAAGGATTAGCCGCCGTGGCTTCTGGCTGTTCCATTGATTTTATCCGCCCCGGATTTAGCGGCGATCGTCTCACTGCCAGTGCAGAAGTGCGCCATCAGGGCAAGAAAACCGGTCTATACGACGTTGAGATCACTAACCAAGATGGCAAAACCGTCGCATGGTTCCGCGGCCGTGCGCACCGTCTTGGTCATTCCCTTTTAGAACAGCAAGGAGAGCAGCCATGA
- the paaB gene encoding 1,2-phenylacetyl-CoA epoxidase subunit PaaB yields MTQAHWPLYEVFVRSKQGLAHRHVGSLHAADDQMALENARDAYTRRNEGCSIWVVKSEYLVASQPEDRAAFFDPSDDKVYRHPTFYTIPDGIKNM; encoded by the coding sequence ATGACTCAAGCACACTGGCCACTTTACGAAGTTTTTGTTCGTAGCAAACAAGGATTAGCCCACCGCCACGTTGGCAGCCTTCATGCCGCAGACGATCAAATGGCATTGGAAAACGCGCGCGATGCTTACACTCGCCGCAACGAAGGCTGTTCAATCTGGGTGGTGAAATCGGAATATTTAGTGGCATCGCAGCCGGAAGATCGCGCCGCATTCTTTGATCCGTCAGACGATAAGGTCTACCGCCACCCGACGTTTTACACCATTCCTGACGGCATCAAGAACATGTGA
- the paaG gene encoding 2-(1,2-epoxy-1,2-dihydrophenyl)acetyl-CoA isomerase PaaG, with amino-acid sequence MTSSDENMVLTHIEAGVLTITLNRPDRLNSFNDEMHRQLSEALKIAERDEAVRCVLFTGAGRGFCAGQDLNDRNVSVEQAAPDLGLSVERFYNPLIRRMTALPKPIVCAVNGVAAGAGAAIALACDIVIASANASFIQSFCRLGLVPDSGGSWFLPRLAGHARAMGMALLGDKISAQQALEWGMIWQVVEPEILAARTQELAQHLATQPTYGLGLIKKAMYSAATNTLDQQLDLERDLQRLGGRSEDYREGVSAFFQKRQPEFKGK; translated from the coding sequence ATGACTTCCTCTGATGAAAACATGGTACTTACCCACATTGAGGCTGGCGTTCTGACTATCACGCTCAATCGCCCCGACCGCTTAAACAGCTTCAATGACGAAATGCACCGCCAGCTTAGCGAAGCATTAAAAATTGCCGAACGCGATGAGGCCGTGCGCTGTGTTTTGTTCACCGGCGCAGGTCGCGGCTTCTGTGCCGGACAAGATCTGAACGATCGTAACGTCAGCGTTGAGCAAGCGGCTCCCGATCTTGGGCTGTCCGTAGAGCGTTTCTATAACCCGCTGATCCGCCGTATGACCGCCCTACCAAAACCGATCGTTTGCGCAGTGAACGGCGTTGCCGCCGGTGCCGGTGCCGCCATTGCTTTAGCCTGTGACATTGTGATCGCCAGCGCTAACGCCAGTTTTATTCAGTCATTTTGTCGTTTAGGTCTGGTACCAGACTCCGGCGGCAGCTGGTTCTTGCCCCGCTTAGCCGGTCATGCACGCGCCATGGGAATGGCGTTGTTGGGCGATAAGATCAGCGCTCAGCAGGCGTTGGAATGGGGCATGATTTGGCAAGTTGTTGAGCCAGAAATACTCGCAGCACGCACACAAGAACTCGCTCAGCACCTCGCGACCCAGCCGACCTATGGCTTGGGCTTAATTAAAAAAGCGATGTACAGCGCTGCAACCAACACGCTCGACCAACAGCTGGATCTTGAACGCGATCTACAACGCCTCGGCGGCCGTAGCGAAGACTACCGCGAAGGCGTGAGTGCGTTCTTCCAGAAACGTCAGCCTGAATTTAAGGGGAAATAA
- the paaC gene encoding 1,2-phenylacetyl-CoA epoxidase subunit PaaC produces MTTLNQDLIQYVLRQADTPLILAQRLCAWCSHAPELEIDLALSNIGLDLLGQARNFYSYAAELSGELSGENVDEDSLAFGRDDLAFCNLLLAEQPNGGFNDTLVRQFFLDTYHFLLHQGLSQSSDPQLAAIGAKSLKEAEYHLRFSRGWMIRLGDGTELSQKKMQQAINDLWRFTGELFHSDDVERCLAEQGIAVNPESLQAPWLQIVQQVLQEATLQLPEEEAYRHGGKQGKHTEHLGFMLAEMQFLQRAYPGCRW; encoded by the coding sequence ATGACAACGTTAAATCAAGACCTCATCCAATACGTACTGCGCCAAGCCGATACGCCGCTCATTTTAGCCCAGCGCCTGTGTGCCTGGTGCAGCCATGCGCCTGAGCTAGAAATCGACCTCGCGCTCTCAAACATCGGGCTGGATCTGCTCGGGCAGGCACGCAACTTCTACAGCTACGCCGCCGAATTATCTGGTGAGCTATCCGGTGAGAACGTCGACGAAGATAGCTTGGCATTTGGGCGTGACGATCTGGCGTTCTGCAATCTGCTTTTGGCTGAACAGCCGAACGGCGGTTTCAACGACACCTTGGTGCGTCAGTTTTTCCTCGATACCTATCATTTTCTGCTGCACCAAGGCTTAAGCCAAAGCAGCGATCCACAGCTAGCCGCTATCGGTGCCAAATCACTGAAAGAGGCTGAATACCACCTACGTTTCAGCCGTGGCTGGATGATCCGCCTCGGTGACGGCACCGAACTAAGCCAGAAAAAAATGCAGCAGGCGATCAACGATCTGTGGCGTTTCACCGGCGAACTGTTCCACAGCGATGACGTTGAACGTTGTCTTGCGGAGCAAGGTATCGCCGTCAATCCTGAAAGCCTTCAGGCTCCGTGGCTGCAAATCGTGCAGCAGGTTCTGCAAGAAGCCACCTTACAGCTTCCTGAAGAAGAGGCTTACCGCCACGGCGGAAAACAGGGCAAACACACGGAACATCTTGGATTCATGCTGGCAGAAATGCAGTTTCTACAGCGCGCTTATCCGGGCTGTCGCTGGTAA
- the paaA gene encoding 1,2-phenylacetyl-CoA epoxidase subunit PaaA, whose amino-acid sequence MTQNAQHQALFEAKIAADTSIEAKDWMPDAYRQNLIRQIGQHAHSEVIGMLPEANWITRAPSLRRKAVLLAKVQDEAGHGLYLYSAAETLGCSRQDIYQKMLDGKMKYSSIFNYPTPSWADVGVIGWLVDGAAIVNQVALCRASYGPYARAMIKVCKEESFHQRQGYEAVTVLANGTAEQRAMLQDSINRFWWPVLMMFGPNDSDSPHSAQSMAWKIKRHSNDELRQKFVDNTVPQLEALGMTAPDKDLVWDEATGHYRFGEIDWSEFYQVLKGQGLCNHERLSAKRRAWEEGSWVRDAAMAHAEKSATNATAA is encoded by the coding sequence ATGACCCAAAACGCTCAACATCAGGCGCTCTTCGAGGCAAAAATTGCCGCAGATACGTCGATAGAAGCCAAAGACTGGATGCCAGATGCCTACCGGCAAAACCTCATCCGTCAAATTGGTCAGCATGCGCATTCAGAAGTCATCGGGATGCTACCAGAAGCCAACTGGATCACTCGAGCACCCAGCCTGCGCCGCAAAGCCGTGCTGCTAGCGAAAGTGCAGGATGAAGCAGGACATGGTTTGTATCTGTACAGCGCTGCGGAAACGCTGGGCTGTTCACGCCAAGACATCTACCAAAAGATGCTCGACGGCAAAATGAAATACTCCTCGATCTTCAATTACCCAACACCGAGCTGGGCTGACGTTGGCGTCATCGGCTGGTTGGTTGACGGTGCCGCTATCGTTAACCAAGTGGCTTTGTGCCGTGCCTCCTATGGCCCCTACGCTCGCGCCATGATCAAAGTCTGTAAGGAAGAAAGTTTCCATCAGCGTCAAGGCTATGAGGCCGTTACGGTGCTGGCTAACGGCACCGCGGAGCAACGCGCCATGCTGCAAGATTCCATCAACCGTTTCTGGTGGCCGGTGCTGATGATGTTCGGCCCTAACGACAGCGATTCCCCACACAGCGCACAAAGCATGGCTTGGAAAATCAAACGCCATAGCAATGACGAGCTGCGCCAGAAGTTTGTTGATAACACGGTGCCGCAGTTAGAAGCGCTTGGCATGACTGCGCCTGACAAAGATTTGGTATGGGACGAAGCCACCGGACATTACCGCTTTGGCGAAATCGACTGGAGCGAGTTTTATCAAGTTCTCAAAGGCCAAGGCCTCTGCAACCACGAGCGCCTGAGTGCTAAACGCCGCGCTTGGGAAGAAGGCAGTTGGGTACGTGATGCCGCAATGGCCCACGCAGAAAAATCTGCCACCAACGCCACCGCGGCATAA
- the paaE gene encoding 1,2-phenylacetyl-CoA epoxidase subunit PaaE produces the protein MTVFHRLSIAAIERETPEAVAITLRVPDELKTHYRYKPGQHLTLKANVNGEELRRCYSICSSPQDGVLQIGVKAIHQGRFSSFVNQQLNVGDALEVMLPQGRFGYQPTAERQGNYLAIAAGSGITPMLSIIKTTLLLEPKSEFTLIYGNRTSRSIMFKEALCDLKNRFPQRLQILYLFSQESLDSPLLNGRIDSERLSLMGKSLLDFTTFDQAFICGPESMMDDAHTTLEAAGMAAENIHSERFNTAGISVRPANMTEREQTMVEIQLDGRRVNIAMSAQDDSILDAALRQGADLPYACKGGVCATCKCKLKSGEVEMGVNYSLEPDQLAAGYILSCQSWPKGDGVVLDFDV, from the coding sequence ATGACCGTATTTCACCGTTTAAGTATTGCCGCCATTGAGCGGGAAACCCCAGAGGCCGTAGCGATTACGCTGAGAGTGCCCGACGAGTTAAAAACGCATTATCGTTATAAGCCGGGGCAGCATCTCACGCTCAAGGCAAACGTTAACGGCGAAGAACTGCGTCGCTGTTACTCCATTTGCAGCTCGCCACAGGATGGCGTGCTACAGATTGGCGTGAAAGCTATCCATCAAGGGCGCTTTTCTTCCTTCGTCAATCAGCAGCTCAACGTGGGCGATGCGCTAGAAGTGATGTTGCCACAGGGGCGCTTTGGCTATCAGCCTACTGCCGAACGCCAAGGCAACTATCTGGCTATCGCGGCAGGTTCGGGCATCACCCCGATGCTCTCGATCATTAAAACCACGCTGCTTCTGGAGCCGAAAAGCGAATTCACCCTGATCTACGGCAATCGCACCAGTCGCTCCATCATGTTTAAAGAAGCGCTGTGCGATCTCAAAAATCGCTTCCCACAGCGTTTGCAAATTCTCTATCTGTTTAGCCAAGAAAGCTTGGACAGTCCGCTGCTTAATGGCCGTATCGACAGCGAACGTTTAAGCCTGATGGGCAAATCACTGTTGGATTTCACCACGTTCGATCAAGCGTTTATCTGCGGCCCTGAAAGCATGATGGACGATGCCCACACCACGCTCGAGGCCGCGGGAATGGCCGCGGAAAATATTCATAGTGAACGCTTTAACACCGCCGGTATCAGCGTGCGCCCTGCGAATATGACCGAGCGAGAGCAAACCATGGTGGAAATCCAATTGGATGGCCGCCGCGTGAATATCGCCATGAGCGCACAGGATGACAGCATTCTGGACGCGGCGCTGCGCCAAGGTGCCGATTTACCCTATGCCTGCAAAGGCGGCGTATGCGCTACCTGCAAATGCAAACTCAAATCTGGCGAAGTGGAAATGGGGGTCAATTACAGCCTAGAACCCGATCAGCTCGCAGCCGGTTATATCCTCAGTTGCCAGTCGTGGCCGAAAGGCGACGGCGTAGTGCTCGACTTCGACGTCTAA
- the paaD gene encoding 1,2-phenylacetyl-CoA epoxidase subunit PaaD translates to MEQRQPLNSLLTPEIHQIWQCLHEISDPELPVLSITDLGMVRGVSPLKNGWLVTFTPTYSGCPATEFLIDAIQTTLTAAGFSPIKVEIRLSPAWTTDWMNAEAKKRLREYGVAPPQGLACEKPLSSGAVQCPQCGSHETQKISEFGSTACKALYRCKQCLEPFDYFKCI, encoded by the coding sequence ATGGAACAACGTCAACCACTCAATAGCCTGTTAACGCCAGAGATCCATCAGATCTGGCAATGCCTGCATGAGATTAGCGATCCTGAATTGCCAGTGCTCTCGATCACCGATCTTGGCATGGTGCGCGGCGTTTCCCCTCTGAAAAACGGCTGGCTGGTCACGTTTACCCCCACCTACTCCGGCTGCCCTGCAACGGAGTTTCTCATCGACGCGATTCAAACCACGCTAACCGCCGCTGGCTTTTCCCCGATCAAAGTCGAAATCCGGCTCAGTCCGGCATGGACAACCGACTGGATGAATGCCGAAGCCAAAAAGCGTCTGCGTGAATACGGCGTTGCGCCTCCGCAAGGGCTGGCCTGTGAAAAACCGCTTTCCTCCGGCGCGGTGCAGTGCCCGCAATGCGGCAGCCATGAAACTCAGAAGATCAGCGAATTTGGCTCCACCGCCTGTAAAGCGTTGTACCGCTGCAAGCAGTGTCTTGAGCCTTTCGATTACTTCAAATGCATTTAA